The Patescibacteria group bacterium genomic sequence ACAAGGTCTCGACGGACGAGGCGGCCAGCTCGTCGATCGTCTTCACGCCGGCCGCGGAAAGCGCCGCCACCTCTTCCCGCCACACGCGATTCAAGAGCGACAGGTCGTTGCAAGATTCCGAGATCCCCTTGCACTTCGGAAACCACGGCGACTGCTTGCACCCGCTCGTCACGAAGTGCGCCGGCTTCTCCCCGGAGACGATGCGCTCGATCTCGTCGAGGGTCAGCGCGTACTCGCCCTCGAACGCGCCGATGTCGTATGGCAGCACCGTCTTGTCGGGCGTGATGACGTACCCGCGCTGCGGCTTCACCCCTTGGACGCGTTCGAGCAGCTCCGCGTAGAAGCAGCCCTGGAACGCGAAATCGTCGCGCATCTCCCGCGCGCCCTTGAAATCCGCCGCCACGTAATACCAGTCGCCCAGGCGCGAACGCCCTTCCACTTTTTCGAGCACGTCGGGGGTGCCGATCCAATGCTTATCGATGAGCACGGCGCGATAGATGGTGGCTCTTCCCTCCTTCATGAACGCCAGGGTCTGCATGAATCCGTCCTCGGGATCCTCGTACATGACCTCGGCCACGTCCGGACGGCCCTCAAGCAGTTCACGCTGCTTCTCATGGATGAGCCCCTGGGTGGTGAGCAGTTCGAGGAGCGGCTCATGCGGCGCCAGCTCGTCCGCATGCGCGTTGAAATACACCCAATTGGGGCATTTGAGGTACTGGTAGAACGACTTCTCCGTGATGAGGCGGGGCATGGACGGATTATATCATTCCTCGAGGTAATCGGCGGGTTCATACACGTTCCGCGCGTTCCAGATCATCCAACCAGACGCGCCGGCGTCGCGGGCGGCCTTGATCTGCGCTTCGATGCGCGCCGCGGTGTAGGTGGCGCCGATGTCGAAGTCCTGGATCCATGGA encodes the following:
- a CDS encoding TM0106 family RecB-like putative nuclease, with protein sequence MPRLITEKSFYQYLKCPNWVYFNAHADELAPHEPLLELLTTQGLIHEKQRELLEGRPDVAEVMYEDPEDGFMQTLAFMKEGRATIYRAVLIDKHWIGTPDVLEKVEGRSRLGDWYYVAADFKGAREMRDDFAFQGCFYAELLERVQGVKPQRGYVITPDKTVLPYDIGAFEGEYALTLDEIERIVSGEKPAHFVTSGCKQSPWFPKCKGISESCNDLSLLNRVWREEVAALSAAGVKTIDELAASSVETLSHRAPGVRHERIERMRDQAVALKKGTHLITGMVDFPVGKRAVYFDIESDPLRDLDYLFGVLVVDGNQSEYRSFFASSPEDQERMWRDFTGFLESEFDTPVYHYGTFEADVLRRFAARYGTSAIAREAMERNLIDVNMALRPAVIFPLTFYSLKDIASYLGFTWRAEDASGANSVIWFEKWLGTKDDALKQKILDYNEDDVRATWKLKEWLQENCR